One segment of Peptococcus niger DNA contains the following:
- the rsmH gene encoding 16S rRNA (cytosine(1402)-N(4))-methyltransferase RsmH, with translation MFQHIPVLADEVISYLAVQPGGKYADGTLGGGGHARLLLEASAPDGQLIGTDRDEIALAAARENLAEYGSRLLSFHANYTELAGFIKTHYADGADGILLDIGVSSPQIDTPSRGFSYMHDAPLDMRMDQTCGQSAKDLINTLPQADLRRIIQEYGEEKWAARIADIICERRALAPIESTFQLVDVIERAIPKGAREKDTHVAKRTFQAFRIATNDELGALEKAIDDLVGALKTSGRLAIITFHSLEDRIVKNKFKYLAASCICPPKLPVCTCDKVSEVRIITRKPVTAGQHELKNNRRAASAKLRVVEKII, from the coding sequence ATGTTTCAACACATACCGGTTTTAGCGGACGAAGTCATCAGTTACTTGGCCGTTCAACCGGGCGGCAAGTACGCAGATGGCACCCTGGGCGGGGGCGGTCATGCCCGGCTCTTGCTTGAAGCGTCGGCGCCGGATGGTCAATTGATCGGCACGGACCGCGATGAAATTGCTCTTGCGGCAGCGCGGGAAAATTTGGCCGAATATGGCTCTCGCTTGCTCAGCTTTCACGCCAATTATACAGAACTGGCCGGCTTTATTAAGACCCATTATGCCGATGGGGCGGATGGCATCTTACTGGACATCGGTGTATCTTCACCGCAAATTGATACCCCGTCTCGCGGATTTAGCTACATGCACGATGCCCCCCTGGACATGCGGATGGATCAGACTTGCGGTCAAAGCGCCAAAGACTTGATCAATACCCTTCCCCAGGCAGACCTGCGGCGCATCATCCAGGAATACGGTGAAGAAAAGTGGGCCGCTCGAATTGCCGATATTATTTGTGAACGGCGGGCCCTGGCGCCGATTGAAAGCACTTTTCAGCTGGTTGATGTTATTGAGCGGGCAATTCCCAAAGGCGCCCGTGAAAAAGACACCCATGTGGCCAAACGCACTTTTCAAGCCTTCCGTATTGCCACCAATGATGAGTTGGGGGCCTTGGAAAAAGCCATTGATGACCTGGTCGGGGCGCTAAAAACCAGCGGTCGATTGGCAATTATTACCTTTCATTCTTTAGAAGATCGTATTGTTAAAAATAAATTTAAATACTTGGCGGCTTCTTGTATTTGTCCGCCGAAATTACCGGTCTGCACCTGCGATAAAGTATCGGAAGTTCGCATCATTACGCGGAAACCGGTTACAGCCGGACAACATGAATTAAAGAACAATCGACGTGCTGCCAGTGCGAAGTTGCGCGTCGTTGAAAAAATCATCTGA
- the mraZ gene encoding division/cell wall cluster transcriptional repressor MraZ: MFLGEYQHSLDAKGRLIVPSKFRDGLGNRCVITKGLDGCLFIFPIDAWQNLSEKLAHLPLTRQDARSFTRFFFSSASELDCDKQGRIAIPQGLQTYADLGKNVVVIGMSERIEIWSTERWQAYEAGNAGSFEQLAELMEPFDIGL; encoded by the coding sequence ATGTTTTTAGGCGAATATCAGCACAGTTTAGACGCCAAAGGCCGTCTGATTGTCCCCAGCAAATTTCGCGATGGGTTGGGAAATCGTTGCGTCATCACCAAGGGCTTGGATGGCTGTCTCTTTATCTTCCCTATTGACGCCTGGCAAAATCTTTCTGAAAAGTTGGCCCATTTGCCGCTTACGCGCCAGGACGCCCGCTCTTTTACGCGCTTCTTTTTCTCCAGTGCCAGTGAACTGGACTGTGACAAGCAGGGGCGTATCGCCATTCCGCAAGGCTTACAAACGTATGCGGATTTGGGAAAAAATGTGGTGGTCATCGGCATGAGCGAACGTATTGAAATTTGGAGTACTGAGCGCTGGCAAGCCTATGAGGCCGGCAACGCCGGTTCTTTTGAACAATTGGCTGAGCTGATGGAGCCCTTTGATATTGGGTTATAG
- a CDS encoding NAD(P)-dependent oxidoreductase has product MKKIVVLEPLAVSDDLLHRLVDEKLGGQAELVLYDSRAKDDDEMIERAKDAEIVVIANQPMSEKVARSLEKIELLAVAFTGFDHIPVDVFKERGVTVCNASGYSNEAVTDLVFGMVITLLRNIRECDAVVRKGGTKDGLVGQELSALTFGVIGAGAIGQQVIKVANAFGCRVLAFNRSKKEVPNCEFVDLDTLLTESDVVSIHLPNNAETRGFIGADELAKMKATALLINCARGPIVDIDALAKALKAGAIGGAAVDVFYTEPPLEADNPLFDTPHTLLTPHVAFATDEAFVKRAHIVFGNIEAFLQGKPENVVV; this is encoded by the coding sequence ATGAAAAAGATTGTCGTATTGGAACCGTTGGCGGTTTCAGATGACCTGCTGCACCGGTTGGTTGATGAAAAGCTTGGCGGACAAGCTGAGCTGGTGCTTTATGACAGCCGGGCAAAAGATGACGATGAAATGATTGAACGCGCAAAAGATGCGGAAATCGTTGTTATTGCCAACCAGCCGATGAGTGAAAAAGTGGCTCGGTCTTTGGAAAAAATCGAACTCTTGGCTGTCGCTTTCACAGGCTTTGATCATATTCCGGTGGATGTGTTTAAAGAACGGGGCGTTACCGTTTGCAATGCCTCCGGTTATTCTAACGAAGCGGTAACGGATCTTGTTTTCGGGATGGTCATTACCTTACTGCGCAATATTCGCGAATGTGACGCGGTGGTGCGCAAAGGCGGCACGAAAGACGGCTTGGTGGGCCAGGAGTTATCCGCTCTTACCTTCGGGGTCATCGGTGCCGGTGCCATTGGTCAACAAGTCATTAAAGTGGCCAATGCCTTCGGTTGCCGGGTCCTTGCCTTTAACCGGAGTAAAAAAGAGGTGCCCAATTGTGAATTCGTTGATTTGGACACGCTCTTGACCGAAAGTGACGTGGTTTCAATTCACCTGCCGAATAATGCAGAAACCCGTGGCTTTATCGGTGCTGATGAATTGGCAAAAATGAAAGCAACGGCACTTTTGATCAACTGTGCTCGTGGGCCGATTGTGGATATTGATGCTTTGGCCAAAGCCTTAAAAGCGGGCGCCATCGGTGGCGCAGCGGTAGATGTTTTCTACACGGAGCCTCCTTTGGAAGCGGACAATCCGCTCTTCGATACCCCCCATACCCTATTGACGCCGCACGTGGCCTTTGCAACGGATGAAGCCTTTGTCAAGCGCGCACATATTGTCTTTGGCAATATCGAAGCCTTCTTACAGGGGAAACCGGAAAACGTGGTTGTATGA
- a CDS encoding HAD family hydrolase, whose translation MTVKGIVFDLDGTLLDTLNDLADAVNAALRDFSFPERRLEEVRRFVGNGVGNLIRQAVPDHTDAETIAQVHEHFMKYYMNGLMNKTKPYPGIVDLLETLKLSGYRLGVLSNKPHKATQDLIQHYFPDVFDLVLGHRAEAPRKPDPTVLLQMPAAFNLSAEEVCYIGDSEVDVATTLAADLRGIFCLWGFRSENELRSAGGECFIHEPGELLQHLFV comes from the coding sequence ATGACGGTCAAAGGTATTGTTTTCGACCTTGACGGTACGCTCTTGGATACACTGAACGATCTCGCAGATGCCGTTAATGCCGCACTGCGAGATTTTTCATTTCCGGAGCGCCGCCTGGAAGAGGTGCGTCGGTTTGTGGGCAACGGTGTTGGCAATTTAATTCGCCAGGCCGTGCCCGACCATACCGATGCAGAAACCATTGCGCAAGTGCATGAACACTTTATGAAGTATTATATGAACGGGCTTATGAACAAGACAAAACCCTATCCGGGCATTGTAGATCTTTTGGAAACGCTGAAACTGTCCGGCTATCGGCTGGGTGTTTTGAGCAACAAGCCCCATAAGGCCACCCAAGACTTGATTCAACATTATTTCCCGGATGTTTTTGACCTGGTTTTGGGCCACCGGGCTGAGGCACCGCGAAAACCGGATCCGACGGTGCTCTTGCAGATGCCGGCAGCCTTTAATTTATCGGCTGAAGAAGTCTGCTATATCGGAGATTCGGAAGTGGATGTGGCCACGACCCTGGCGGCAGACCTTAGGGGAATCTTCTGCTTATGGGGATTTCGCTCTGAAAATGAATTGCGGTCGGCCGGTGGTGAATGCTTTATTCATGAGCCGGGTGAGCTGCTGCAACATTTATTTGTTTAA
- a CDS encoding GlsB/YeaQ/YmgE family stress response membrane protein, with the protein MGIISWIIVGALAGWIASMIMGKNAQMGALANIGVGIAGGFIGGFLLSLIDKGQLTGINVPTIGTAVLGAVVLLFIVGKVQKKS; encoded by the coding sequence ATGGGCATTATTTCTTGGATTATTGTAGGTGCCTTGGCCGGCTGGATTGCCAGCATGATTATGGGCAAAAATGCACAAATGGGTGCTTTGGCAAACATTGGTGTAGGGATTGCCGGTGGCTTTATCGGTGGTTTTTTGCTGTCACTGATTGACAAGGGACAACTCACCGGTATTAATGTGCCGACCATTGGTACAGCTGTTTTAGGGGCTGTTGTTTTGCTCTTTATCGTTGGCAAGGTACAGAAAAAATCATAA
- a CDS encoding DHA2 family efflux MFS transporter permease subunit, whose protein sequence is MSNKKTPTQTALESRKRERAMGGIILIAAFLALFNVSSVNVAVPRFMTEFKTSVTLVQWISIGYTLAMGVVSPLAGYFTRLFTLRGYFIMSMGAYVVLSIVSGLAPNIYLLVVVRAVQGLAGVALIPTTMIIIYSYIPRHRQSLYLTVQNMSLSLGPALGPVIAGLILAVASWKWIFWFNVPLGLVAIFLAMHYLPKELADRSEKVDWLSFGLVAIGCLPVLLSFSLATNLGFSSPIVLGMLVGGSIFIVCFVRRQLKLENPVLDFTVMRNREYTLTLIGNALLSMGLALGPFIFAIYFQVVKGYSPLTMGLLLLIPAIFSVGGAPVAQAMYDRMPSKTVIILGWIAIVIGSVTLGFMKLTTPIAVAMIFFCFRYLGIGLLGMPITDHGMRELPKASSDDGSTLINWVKLMITGLSLSVFTLLYERVTAFFSGSMSVQGATLMGVDAVFLSSGITCVVGLVLSLMLKRVHPKED, encoded by the coding sequence GTGTCCAATAAAAAAACGCCGACGCAAACGGCCCTGGAAAGCCGGAAAAGAGAGCGGGCAATGGGGGGCATTATTCTCATTGCCGCTTTTTTGGCTCTGTTTAATGTATCGTCGGTGAACGTGGCAGTGCCACGCTTTATGACTGAATTTAAAACGTCGGTGACCCTGGTTCAGTGGATCAGCATCGGCTATACCTTGGCAATGGGGGTCGTCAGTCCCCTGGCCGGCTATTTCACCAGACTGTTTACCCTGCGTGGTTATTTTATTATGAGCATGGGTGCTTATGTGGTGCTCTCGATTGTTTCCGGCCTGGCGCCGAACATTTATCTTTTGGTGGTGGTGCGGGCCGTACAAGGCCTGGCCGGTGTGGCCCTGATCCCGACGACGATGATCATCATTTACAGCTACATTCCGCGTCACCGTCAATCCCTGTACCTGACCGTTCAGAATATGAGCCTTTCTTTAGGGCCGGCGCTGGGACCGGTGATTGCGGGGCTTATTTTAGCGGTGGCCTCTTGGAAATGGATTTTTTGGTTTAACGTTCCCCTGGGGCTTGTGGCCATTTTCCTGGCGATGCACTATTTGCCGAAAGAGCTGGCGGACCGCAGTGAAAAAGTCGACTGGCTCAGCTTCGGCCTGGTTGCCATCGGTTGCTTACCGGTCTTGCTGTCCTTTAGCTTGGCCACCAACCTAGGCTTTAGCTCGCCGATTGTACTGGGGATGCTTGTCGGTGGCAGCATTTTTATTGTTTGCTTTGTGCGCCGGCAATTGAAGTTGGAAAATCCGGTATTGGATTTTACAGTGATGCGCAACCGGGAGTACACCTTGACCTTAATTGGCAATGCCCTCCTGTCCATGGGGCTGGCGCTGGGGCCCTTTATTTTTGCCATCTACTTTCAAGTGGTCAAGGGCTACAGCCCACTGACCATGGGACTGCTCCTGCTCATTCCGGCTATTTTTTCAGTCGGTGGCGCCCCGGTGGCCCAAGCCATGTATGACCGGATGCCTTCCAAGACGGTTATTATTTTGGGCTGGATTGCGATTGTCATCGGCAGTGTGACCTTGGGCTTTATGAAGCTGACCACGCCCATTGCCGTGGCCATGATTTTCTTTTGCTTCCGTTACTTGGGCATCGGCCTTTTGGGCATGCCCATTACCGACCATGGCATGCGTGAATTGCCCAAAGCCAGCAGCGATGACGGGTCTACCTTAATCAACTGGGTTAAGCTGATGATTACCGGTCTGTCTTTATCGGTTTTTACCTTGCTGTATGAACGGGTGACGGCTTTCTTTTCTGGGTCAATGTCTGTACAGGGAGCCACCCTCATGGGTGTGGACGCTGTCTTTCTCTCTTCCGGCATCACCTGTGTTGTTGGTTTGGTCTTATCACTGATGCTGAAACGTGTCCACCCTAAAGAGGATTAA
- the prmC gene encoding peptide chain release factor N(5)-glutamine methyltransferase — protein sequence MTSKTWRRLLADALDLLGPAERLSAERLMAKVRGMSRASVLAHLDDAPSAEEAEAFQKDVGALHEHTPLQYLLGEAPFADFSLCVDDRVLIPRFDTEILVGRAAEKAQGGCRRILDLCTGSGAVALALARACPEAEVYASDISGGALEVAQDNARRLDLDLTLRCGDLFAPWQGESFDLITANPPYISTAEMETLAPEVLREPHRALWGGDDGLLFYKRLVKEAPAYLKPDGYLLCEIGAGQGAAVSAIFERAGFTDLVISQDWGERPRVVEGRRGR from the coding sequence GTGACCTCTAAAACATGGCGGCGCCTTTTGGCCGATGCCCTTGACCTGCTGGGCCCTGCAGAACGGTTGTCAGCAGAGCGGTTGATGGCTAAGGTACGGGGTATGAGCCGGGCTTCTGTCTTGGCCCATTTAGACGACGCACCATCGGCGGAAGAAGCAGAAGCCTTTCAAAAAGATGTAGGGGCTCTGCACGAGCATACGCCGCTTCAGTACTTATTGGGGGAAGCGCCCTTTGCAGACTTTAGCTTATGCGTTGATGACCGTGTGCTGATTCCCCGTTTTGATACGGAAATTTTAGTGGGCCGGGCTGCAGAGAAGGCTCAAGGCGGTTGCAGACGCATCTTAGACCTTTGTACCGGCAGCGGGGCGGTGGCCCTTGCTTTGGCTCGGGCCTGTCCTGAGGCCGAGGTATATGCTTCGGATATCAGCGGCGGTGCCTTGGAAGTGGCTCAGGACAATGCTCGGCGGTTGGACCTTGACTTGACCTTGCGCTGCGGAGATTTGTTTGCCCCCTGGCAGGGGGAAAGCTTTGACCTCATTACAGCAAATCCACCCTATATCAGCACGGCGGAGATGGAAACCTTGGCACCGGAAGTTCTGCGTGAACCGCACAGGGCCTTGTGGGGGGGCGACGACGGGCTCTTATTTTACAAGCGGCTGGTCAAAGAGGCGCCGGCCTATTTGAAGCCGGACGGTTACCTCTTGTGTGAAATCGGCGCCGGCCAAGGGGCAGCGGTATCGGCTATTTTTGAAAGGGCCGGCTTTACAGATCTTGTTATCAGTCAGGATTGGGGTGAGCGGCCGCGGGTTGTTGAAGGAAGAAGGGGGAGATAA
- the prfA gene encoding peptide chain release factor 1, with amino-acid sequence MFEQLPALDKRFEELNLAMADPALLANQEEFRKTAKARADLEDVVMAWRAYSALLSEKEDTKEIIEAEDDPDMVEMAKEELHSLNDQIQALEEKINVLLLPKDPNDERNVIMEIRAGTGGDEAALFASDLFRMYARYAEDCGWKVDIMNSNMTDGGGYKEITFMIVGKGAYSKLKFEGGVHRVQRVPATESGGRIHTSAATVAVLPEAEDVEVDLDMNDVRVDVFCSSGPGGQSVNTTQSAVRVTHEPSGIVVSCQDEKSQQMNKEKALKVLKSRLYEKVMAEQHGAEAEARRSMIGSGDRSERIRTYNFPQGRITDHRINLTLHKLDQVLDGHLTELIDALVSTNQARQLDEAARDL; translated from the coding sequence ATGTTTGAACAACTTCCTGCATTAGATAAACGTTTTGAAGAGCTTAATCTGGCCATGGCCGACCCGGCCCTCCTGGCTAATCAAGAGGAATTTCGCAAAACCGCTAAAGCCCGTGCCGACCTTGAAGATGTGGTGATGGCCTGGCGGGCTTACAGCGCTTTATTGAGCGAAAAAGAAGATACCAAAGAAATCATTGAGGCTGAAGACGATCCGGACATGGTCGAAATGGCCAAGGAAGAGTTGCACAGCTTGAACGATCAGATTCAGGCCTTGGAAGAAAAAATAAATGTCCTGCTCTTGCCCAAGGATCCCAATGATGAACGCAACGTTATCATGGAAATTCGCGCCGGTACCGGTGGGGATGAGGCGGCTCTCTTTGCCAGCGATCTTTTCCGGATGTATGCCAGGTATGCAGAGGATTGCGGCTGGAAAGTGGACATTATGAACTCTAACATGACCGATGGCGGTGGTTATAAAGAAATTACCTTTATGATTGTCGGCAAGGGGGCCTATTCAAAATTGAAATTTGAGGGCGGCGTTCATCGGGTGCAGCGGGTCCCGGCAACGGAAAGCGGTGGCCGCATTCATACCAGCGCGGCAACGGTTGCTGTGCTGCCGGAAGCTGAAGACGTGGAAGTGGACCTGGATATGAACGATGTGCGTGTAGACGTCTTTTGTTCCTCCGGGCCGGGCGGGCAGAGTGTTAACACCACCCAGAGCGCCGTTCGCGTCACCCATGAACCGTCCGGGATTGTGGTCAGCTGCCAGGATGAAAAATCCCAGCAGATGAACAAGGAAAAGGCGCTGAAGGTGTTAAAAAGCCGCCTTTATGAAAAAGTAATGGCCGAACAGCACGGCGCAGAAGCTGAAGCCCGTCGCTCCATGATCGGCTCCGGAGACCGGAGCGAACGGATCCGCACCTATAACTTCCCCCAAGGGCGGATCACCGATCACCGGATCAACTTGACCCTACATAAGTTGGACCAGGTATTGGATGGTCATCTGACCGAGCTGATTGATGCCTTGGTTTCCACCAACCAGGCGCGCCAACTGGATGAGGCAGCCCGTGACCTCTAA
- a CDS encoding nitrite/sulfite reductase codes for MTQENRYDAPTLPGTYWERDAEHVVVRAHLAAGRMSVSQWHTLRQILDDYPDLDLRITTRQNARIYGADKALAEKLLSRLTEAGFQPVGKKGDIVINWDSGLRSDEVFDIYPYALAISDWQSSGLGRAAQVPGKLKTSMTSSPGALETVSYADLGFIAKRNDKGEPGFAVVGGGSLGAMPRLAAQLLDFVPAGDILRVMEAYAQVFIDLFAESKVGKKRMRFAIRKMGEEAFVAAFHKAYDDVKAKNLTGLPQNALRKRDWGEGIDANHPNLRATRFEGIYSLYLPIPAGIVPNEFVAALDDFVNYLEYRPELALAADQAVVVRDLAGDDALALLDALAPLMEKFGIGAAQSHIACVGADLCRFGLAHNSALSAVLRRFNAEELPEIGISGCMNSCSGHQVKPLGFWGKKSDHNDFANDIYEVVIGGSACRDAAGAIIGENIGSLSVKDVEAFLTDLIAQQKDSGEPWEQFVVNHADALKALVETYKA; via the coding sequence ATGACACAAGAAAATCGATACGATGCGCCGACCCTGCCGGGGACGTATTGGGAACGGGATGCGGAGCACGTGGTCGTGCGGGCACATTTGGCTGCCGGCCGGATGTCCGTTAGCCAATGGCATACCCTGCGGCAGATTTTGGACGATTATCCGGACTTGGATTTGCGCATTACCACACGTCAAAACGCGCGCATTTACGGCGCCGATAAAGCCTTGGCTGAAAAACTCTTGTCGCGTTTAACGGAAGCCGGATTTCAGCCGGTTGGTAAAAAAGGAGATATTGTCATCAATTGGGATTCCGGTTTGCGCAGTGATGAAGTTTTTGACATTTATCCCTATGCCTTGGCGATCAGTGATTGGCAAAGCAGTGGCCTGGGACGGGCTGCCCAGGTGCCGGGTAAATTAAAAACATCTATGACATCATCACCGGGTGCTCTGGAAACGGTGTCCTATGCGGATCTGGGCTTCATTGCCAAACGCAATGATAAGGGTGAACCCGGTTTTGCCGTCGTTGGTGGGGGTAGCTTAGGGGCCATGCCGCGTCTGGCTGCCCAGCTGTTAGACTTTGTTCCGGCAGGGGATATCTTGCGCGTCATGGAGGCTTATGCGCAGGTGTTCATTGATTTATTTGCAGAGAGCAAGGTCGGTAAAAAACGGATGCGTTTTGCCATTCGCAAAATGGGCGAGGAAGCTTTTGTCGCCGCCTTTCATAAGGCTTATGATGACGTTAAGGCAAAAAATTTGACCGGTCTGCCGCAAAATGCCCTGCGCAAGCGGGATTGGGGGGAAGGGATTGACGCCAACCACCCCAACTTGCGGGCCACGCGTTTTGAAGGGATTTACAGCCTTTACCTGCCAATTCCCGCCGGTATCGTACCGAATGAGTTTGTAGCGGCCCTGGATGATTTTGTCAATTACTTGGAATACCGTCCGGAACTTGCCTTGGCTGCAGACCAGGCAGTGGTGGTCCGCGATTTGGCAGGCGATGACGCTTTGGCGCTCTTGGATGCCTTGGCCCCTCTGATGGAAAAATTCGGCATCGGGGCGGCCCAGTCTCACATTGCCTGTGTTGGTGCTGACCTTTGCCGGTTCGGCCTGGCCCATAACTCGGCTTTAAGTGCCGTGCTGCGCCGCTTTAATGCGGAAGAGCTGCCTGAAATCGGCATTTCCGGTTGCATGAATTCTTGCTCCGGTCATCAGGTAAAGCCCTTGGGCTTCTGGGGCAAAAAGTCTGATCATAATGATTTTGCCAACGATATTTATGAAGTGGTCATTGGCGGGTCAGCTTGCCGCGATGCGGCCGGTGCCATTATCGGTGAAAACATCGGCAGCCTTTCCGTTAAGGATGTAGAGGCCTTCCTCACTGATTTGATTGCTCAGCAAAAGGATTCAGGTGAACCCTGGGAACAGTTTGTTGTCAATCACGCCGACGCTTTAAAGGCCTTGGTTGAGACCTACAAGGCCTAG
- a CDS encoding GNAT family N-acetyltransferase, which produces MKDIARIRLARLADSDALLDIYRPYISMTWLTTEEEVPTSAAFQARVAAIIDQYPYVVAEVGDEICGYAYAHRHRDRPAYDWSAELSIYLDDDWSGYGLGKLLYGTVIQLLEYQHVQTVYGMIVRDNEPSAGLHYGLGFTPIARYTKVAYKRGAWLDLVLFERHIGDHPIPPAPFIPIDRVTKDTVDHILTVASRTFVSELEQKPMRRSK; this is translated from the coding sequence ATGAAAGATATCGCTCGCATACGGTTGGCAAGGCTGGCGGACAGCGATGCATTGCTGGATATTTACCGCCCCTATATTAGCATGACCTGGCTGACCACCGAGGAAGAAGTGCCAACGTCTGCTGCCTTTCAGGCGCGTGTGGCGGCCATTATTGACCAATATCCATACGTCGTTGCGGAAGTGGGCGATGAAATATGTGGCTATGCCTATGCCCATCGTCATCGCGACCGGCCGGCCTATGATTGGAGTGCAGAGTTGTCCATTTACCTGGATGACGATTGGTCCGGTTACGGCTTGGGTAAACTTTTATACGGAACGGTGATTCAACTGCTGGAGTACCAGCATGTTCAAACCGTTTATGGCATGATTGTGAGGGACAATGAGCCGAGCGCCGGCTTGCACTATGGCCTGGGCTTTACACCGATTGCCAGGTACACGAAAGTGGCCTACAAGCGAGGCGCTTGGCTGGATTTAGTCCTATTTGAACGCCATATTGGCGATCATCCGATTCCACCGGCGCCCTTTATCCCCATTGATAGAGTGACAAAAGACACAGTAGACCACATCTTAACGGTGGCAAGCAGAACATTTGTAAGTGAGTTGGAGCAAAAGCCCATGAGGAGGAGCAAATGA
- a CDS encoding DUF1385 domain-containing protein yields the protein MQKSYGGQALIEGVMMRGKHHQAMAVRLDSGQIESVVEPISPWGDRHPILQLPLIRGSVNMVESIVIGMKALSWSTNVNLSGGTEEEEALKPWQMALTVMFSLVMSIGIFFLLPVLLAHAANGIVSGTLAQNILEGVLRVGVFLLYIFLIAQMPDIRRVFQYHGAEHKSIHCYEAGAHLVPGEAAHFSRLHPRCGTSFLFIVMIISIFVFSFTGVDNIFLRLVSRVVLLPVIAGISYELLKWTGRHMDSAAVRAIAWPGLQIQRMTTAEPDEDMLEVALTALEKVRQAEKEADALPVNKACPAPVRS from the coding sequence ATGCAAAAATCTTACGGCGGACAAGCGTTGATTGAAGGGGTGATGATGCGTGGCAAACATCATCAGGCCATGGCCGTACGATTAGATAGCGGGCAGATTGAAAGTGTGGTTGAACCCATTTCTCCTTGGGGCGACCGGCATCCGATTTTGCAACTGCCCTTGATCCGCGGCAGCGTGAACATGGTTGAGTCCATCGTGATCGGCATGAAGGCGCTGAGCTGGTCAACCAATGTGAATTTGAGTGGCGGGACAGAAGAGGAAGAGGCCTTAAAACCTTGGCAAATGGCCTTGACGGTCATGTTTTCCTTGGTCATGTCCATTGGCATATTTTTCCTTCTGCCGGTGCTCCTGGCACATGCCGCCAATGGAATCGTTAGCGGTACTTTGGCACAAAATATTTTAGAGGGTGTGTTGCGGGTCGGTGTATTCTTGCTGTACATTTTTCTTATTGCCCAGATGCCGGATATTCGTCGGGTCTTTCAATACCACGGTGCGGAGCACAAGAGCATTCATTGCTATGAAGCCGGAGCTCATTTAGTGCCTGGTGAAGCGGCGCATTTTTCGCGGTTGCACCCCCGCTGCGGCACCAGCTTTCTCTTTATCGTTATGATCATCAGCATTTTCGTTTTCTCTTTTACAGGGGTGGACAATATTTTCTTGCGCCTGGTCTCCCGGGTGGTCCTCTTGCCGGTGATTGCAGGCATCAGCTACGAGCTGCTCAAGTGGACCGGACGCCATATGGATTCGGCGGCGGTGCGGGCCATTGCTTGGCCGGGATTACAGATCCAGCGGATGACAACGGCAGAACCGGATGAAGACATGCTGGAAGTGGCCTTAACAGCCCTGGAAAAAGTTCGCCAGGCAGAAAAAGAAGCGGACGCGCTGCCGGTGAACAAGGCCTGCCCGGCCCCGGTGCGCAGTTAA